The following are encoded in a window of Massilia sp. R2A-15 genomic DNA:
- a CDS encoding DUF3619 family protein encodes MNTDDINFAYKVRHALNDNLDNLPASTADRLASARKLAVSRKKAHAPVKVSQRVLAGNIGSFFSFSSLGRAGVVIPLLALVAGLAGVYQYEEEKHIAEIAELDAAVLSDELPLTAYLDHGFNAYLAQRGQ; translated from the coding sequence ATGAATACCGACGACATCAATTTCGCGTACAAAGTACGCCATGCGCTCAACGACAACCTGGACAATCTGCCGGCATCGACGGCCGATCGCCTCGCTTCGGCCCGCAAGCTGGCCGTTTCCCGCAAAAAGGCGCACGCGCCCGTCAAGGTATCCCAGCGCGTCCTGGCCGGCAATATCGGTTCGTTCTTCTCGTTTTCCTCGCTCGGCCGCGCCGGCGTGGTGATCCCGCTGCTGGCCCTGGTGGCCGGCCTGGCGGGCGTGTACCAATACGAAGAAGAGAAGCATATCGCCGAAATCGCCGAACTCGATGCCGCCGTGCTGTCCGACGAACTGCCCCTGACCGCCTACCTGGATCACGGTTTCAACGCCTACCTGGCGCAGCGCGGTCAATAA
- a CDS encoding DUF3106 domain-containing protein, producing MSSLKSAAVFALAATVASFAGAQAPVAAPSPAPAAAVKTAPAKALDKPLWASLSPAQKVALEPLAVEWDKMEGVRKHKWLEIANRFSSMKPDEQARMHEKMREWVQMTPEQRRLVRENYTRAKRIDATQKSEQWEKYQQLPEEQKQKLAAEAAAARTKKQLTNLPPPAQAGAKTVAPIKRSVPPAAACPAGTMINTAASTPPCVAAPATPPPGSPAAPAPNVK from the coding sequence ATGTCCTCTTTGAAATCGGCGGCCGTGTTCGCGCTGGCCGCCACCGTCGCCTCGTTCGCCGGCGCCCAGGCGCCAGTCGCCGCCCCGTCCCCCGCCCCTGCTGCCGCCGTCAAGACGGCTCCAGCGAAAGCGCTCGACAAGCCGCTGTGGGCGAGCCTGTCGCCCGCGCAGAAAGTCGCGCTCGAGCCGCTGGCCGTTGAATGGGACAAGATGGAAGGCGTGCGCAAGCACAAGTGGCTGGAAATCGCCAACCGCTTTTCCTCGATGAAGCCGGATGAGCAGGCCCGCATGCACGAAAAAATGCGCGAGTGGGTCCAGATGACTCCCGAGCAGCGCCGCCTGGTGCGCGAGAACTACACGCGCGCCAAGCGGATCGATGCAACGCAGAAGTCCGAGCAGTGGGAAAAATATCAGCAGCTGCCGGAAGAACAGAAGCAAAAGCTCGCCGCCGAAGCGGCCGCCGCGCGCACCAAGAAGCAGCTGACCAACCTGCCGCCGCCGGCGCAGGCGGGCGCAAAGACGGTCGCGCCGATCAAGCGTTCGGTGCCGCCGGCAGCTGCCTGCCCGGCCGGCACCATGATCAATACTGCCGCCTCGACGCCGCCGTGCGTCGCCGCGCCGGCCACTCCACCGCCGGGTTCGCCGGCCGCACCAGCGCCAAATGTCAAATAG
- a CDS encoding RDD family protein, whose amino-acid sequence MSNSKPPIATPTVKRRLISMVYEAFLLTAVEALAIFIYLVATRLQHTPAIDHGRNAVFFLVAAAYFIHAWSGSGHTLAMKTWRIKVVKLGYAKVPLRAAAIRYLMAWGWFLPALVVCYVFGLKTTGQVGSAIAIGAVAWGLTAFLDKDRQFLHDKVAGTRLIQLPKANANSV is encoded by the coding sequence ATGTCAAATAGCAAGCCGCCGATCGCCACGCCCACCGTCAAACGCCGTCTGATCTCCATGGTATATGAAGCCTTCCTGCTGACCGCAGTGGAGGCCTTGGCAATCTTCATTTATCTCGTCGCGACGCGCCTGCAGCACACGCCGGCGATCGACCACGGCCGCAACGCCGTGTTCTTCCTGGTGGCCGCGGCGTACTTCATCCACGCGTGGTCGGGCAGCGGGCATACGCTGGCCATGAAGACCTGGCGCATCAAGGTGGTCAAGCTGGGATACGCGAAGGTGCCACTGCGCGCGGCGGCGATCCGCTACCTGATGGCGTGGGGATGGTTCCTGCCGGCGCTGGTGGTGTGCTACGTGTTCGGGCTGAAGACCACCGGACAGGTGGGGAGCGCGATTGCCATCGGCGCCGTGGCGTGGGGACTGACGGCGTTCCTCGACAAGGACCGGCAGTTCTTGCACGATAAGGTTGCGGGGACGCGGCTGATTCAGCTGCCGAAGGCTAACGCTAATTCAGTATAG
- a CDS encoding rRNA pseudouridine synthase has protein sequence MTDNTIRLAKRVAEMVPCSRAEADKYIAGGWVIVDGAVVEEAGARVADEQEVVLHPDATLLDLAPVTILLNKPAGVDAEEAVKLLSAETLLPADHGNQRFLKRHLAHLTLATPLDAKASGLVVYTQDFRVARKLVTEGVRVEQEFIVEVAGDIREGGLALLNHGLSFNGKEIPPMKASWQNETRLRFAGKGIKPGQLLHMCRMVGLNIVSTRRIRVGRISMASLPVGQWRYLHEYERF, from the coding sequence ATGACCGATAACACAATCCGCCTCGCCAAGCGCGTCGCCGAAATGGTGCCGTGCTCGCGCGCCGAAGCGGACAAATACATCGCCGGAGGCTGGGTCATCGTCGATGGCGCGGTGGTCGAGGAGGCGGGCGCCCGCGTGGCGGACGAGCAGGAAGTGGTGCTGCATCCGGACGCCACGCTGCTCGATCTGGCGCCAGTGACGATCCTGCTGAACAAGCCGGCGGGCGTGGATGCGGAAGAGGCGGTGAAGCTGCTGTCGGCCGAGACCTTGCTGCCGGCCGATCACGGCAACCAGCGCTTCCTCAAGCGTCACCTGGCCCACCTGACCCTGGCGACGCCGCTCGACGCCAAGGCCAGCGGACTGGTGGTGTACACGCAGGACTTCCGCGTGGCGCGCAAGCTGGTCACCGAGGGCGTTCGCGTCGAGCAGGAGTTCATCGTCGAAGTGGCGGGCGATATCCGCGAAGGCGGGCTGGCGCTGCTCAATCATGGGCTCTCGTTCAACGGCAAGGAGATCCCGCCGATGAAGGCCAGCTGGCAGAACGAGACGCGCCTGCGGTTTGCGGGCAAGGGCATCAAGCCGGGGCAGCTGCTGCACATGTGCCGGATGGTGGGACTGAATATTGTGTCGACGCGGCGGATTCGCGTGGGCCGGATTTCGATGGCCAGCCTGCCGGTGGGGCAGTGGCGCTATCTGCACGAGTACGAGCGCTTCTAA
- the ltaE gene encoding low-specificity L-threonine aldolase has translation MSEHWIDLRSDTVTQPSDAMRAAMEAAPVGDDVYGDDPTVNRLQDTAAQMFGYEAGLFAPSGTQSNLIALLVHCARGDEYLVGQEAHTYKYEGGGAAVLGSIQPQPIANQPDGSIALVDIAAYIKPDDMHFARTRLLALENTIGGRVLGQEYMAQATSFAHERGLATHLDGARICNAAVKQGISLRDAVKGFDTVSVCLSKGLGAPVGSVLLGPKAFIEQGKRWRKMLGGGMRQAGILAAAGLYALEHNVERLADDHANSARLSAGLKEIEGLKVATPQTNIFYVEVPPAAVDELRETLTRERIRATVGQHTRLVTHINISAADVEKVIAVFTAFFKDWRSKQ, from the coding sequence ATGAGCGAACACTGGATCGACCTGCGCAGCGACACCGTCACCCAACCGTCGGACGCAATGCGCGCCGCGATGGAAGCGGCGCCCGTCGGCGACGACGTCTACGGCGACGACCCGACCGTCAACCGCCTGCAGGACACCGCGGCGCAGATGTTCGGCTACGAAGCCGGCCTGTTCGCGCCGTCCGGCACGCAGAGCAACCTGATCGCGCTGCTGGTGCACTGCGCGCGCGGCGACGAGTACCTGGTCGGCCAGGAAGCGCACACTTACAAGTACGAAGGCGGCGGCGCCGCGGTTCTGGGCAGCATCCAGCCGCAGCCGATCGCCAACCAGCCAGACGGCTCGATCGCGCTGGTCGACATCGCCGCCTACATCAAGCCGGACGACATGCACTTCGCGCGCACCCGCCTGCTGGCGCTGGAGAACACCATCGGCGGCCGTGTGCTCGGCCAGGAGTACATGGCGCAGGCGACGTCGTTTGCGCACGAGCGCGGCCTGGCCACGCACCTCGACGGCGCGCGCATCTGCAATGCGGCCGTCAAGCAGGGCATCAGCCTGCGCGACGCGGTCAAGGGATTCGATACCGTGTCGGTGTGCCTGTCCAAGGGCCTCGGCGCGCCGGTCGGCTCCGTGCTGCTCGGGCCGAAGGCCTTCATCGAGCAGGGCAAGCGCTGGCGCAAGATGCTGGGCGGCGGCATGCGCCAGGCCGGCATCCTCGCCGCGGCCGGCCTGTACGCGCTCGAGCACAACGTCGAGCGCCTGGCCGACGACCACGCCAATTCGGCGCGGCTGTCCGCCGGCCTGAAAGAGATCGAAGGCCTGAAGGTCGCCACGCCGCAAACCAACATCTTCTACGTCGAAGTGCCACCGGCGGCGGTGGACGAGTTGCGCGAGACGCTCACGCGCGAGCGCATCCGCGCCACCGTCGGCCAGCACACGCGCCTGGTCACCCACATCAACATCAGCGCCGCCGATGTCGAAAAAGTGATCGCCGTATTCACCGCATTTTTCAAAGACTGGCGCTCCAAGCAATGA
- a CDS encoding SAM-dependent methyltransferase, protein MKRADPKAIELPPEVRPGQSVALLHELHILTRDGKLNQDSRRKLKQVYHLVQFIEPLIREIQQDHPDVSLVDHGAGKSYLGFILYDLFFKNLPGGSHIYGIETREELVAKSEELAKRLDFPGMSFLPLSVAESTTSSQLPDRIDIVTALHACNTATDDAIDFALKKKAKFMVLVPCCQAEVATVLKKNKGKDLGRSALTEIWRHPLHTREFGSQVTNVLRCLQLEAHGYQVNVTELVGWEHSMKNELIIASYKNLPRKRPSERLQEVLSTLGLEEMGQRFYTEQLTTAQ, encoded by the coding sequence ATGAAGCGCGCTGACCCGAAAGCGATCGAGCTGCCGCCGGAAGTGCGTCCCGGCCAGTCGGTCGCGCTGCTGCATGAACTGCACATCCTCACGCGCGACGGCAAGCTCAATCAGGACAGCCGCCGCAAGCTCAAGCAGGTCTATCACCTGGTGCAGTTCATCGAGCCCCTGATCCGCGAGATCCAGCAGGACCATCCGGACGTGTCGCTGGTCGACCACGGCGCCGGCAAGTCCTACCTGGGCTTCATCCTGTACGACCTGTTCTTCAAGAACCTGCCGGGCGGCTCGCACATCTACGGCATCGAAACGCGCGAGGAACTGGTCGCCAAGTCGGAAGAGCTGGCCAAGCGACTCGACTTTCCCGGCATGTCCTTCCTGCCGCTGTCGGTGGCCGAGTCCACCACGTCGAGCCAGCTGCCGGACCGCATCGACATCGTCACGGCGCTCCACGCCTGCAACACGGCGACCGACGACGCCATCGACTTCGCGCTGAAGAAGAAGGCGAAGTTCATGGTGCTGGTGCCGTGCTGCCAGGCCGAAGTCGCGACCGTCCTGAAAAAGAACAAGGGCAAGGACCTGGGCCGCAGCGCGCTCACCGAAATCTGGCGCCACCCGCTGCACACGCGCGAATTCGGCAGCCAGGTGACCAACGTACTGCGCTGCCTGCAGCTCGAAGCGCACGGCTACCAGGTCAACGTGACCGAACTGGTGGGCTGGGAGCACTCGATGAAAAATGAGCTGATCATCGCCAGCTACAAAAACCTGCCGCGCAAGCGCCCGAGCGAGCGCCTGCAGGAAGTCCTGTCCACGCTGGGCCTCGAAGAAATGGGCCAGCGTTTCTATACCGAACAACTGACCACGGCACAATGA
- the iscX gene encoding Fe-S cluster assembly protein IscX produces MKWSDISAIAEALYDKYPDTDPAQIRFVDLHNKVVDLDGFDDDHTRGGEKVLEAIQAAWIDEAR; encoded by the coding sequence ATGAAATGGAGTGACATCTCGGCGATCGCCGAAGCGCTGTACGACAAATATCCGGATACCGATCCGGCGCAGATCCGTTTCGTCGACCTGCACAACAAGGTCGTCGATCTGGACGGCTTCGACGACGACCACACCCGTGGCGGCGAGAAGGTGTTGGAAGCAATCCAGGCGGCGTGGATCGATGAAGCGCGCTGA
- the fdx gene encoding ISC system 2Fe-2S type ferredoxin, producing the protein MPQIVILPHPVFCPDGAVLEAPKGKSVCDVLLENDIDIEHACDRVCACTTCHVLVREGYDSLNEPEEKEEDMLDKAWGLEAVSRLSCQAIVDSEDLVVEIPKYTINHAAEKNH; encoded by the coding sequence GTGCCGCAAATCGTCATTCTTCCCCATCCTGTTTTCTGCCCTGATGGCGCCGTCCTCGAGGCGCCGAAAGGCAAATCGGTCTGCGACGTCCTGCTCGAGAACGACATCGACATCGAACACGCCTGCGACCGCGTCTGCGCCTGCACCACCTGCCACGTGCTGGTGCGCGAGGGCTACGACTCGCTCAACGAGCCGGAAGAAAAAGAAGAAGACATGCTCGACAAGGCCTGGGGCCTCGAAGCCGTGTCGCGCCTGTCGTGCCAGGCAATCGTCGACTCCGAAGACTTGGTCGTCGAGATCCCGAAATACACGATCAACCACGCCGCCGAAAAGAACCATTGA
- the hscA gene encoding Fe-S protein assembly chaperone HscA, with translation MALLQISEPGMSTAPHQHRLAVGIDLGTTNSLVATVRSGIPEVLSDEDGRPLLPSVVRYLANGHANIGYKAQAHQTTDPKNTVVSVKRFMGRGLADIAHAENLPYDFQDAPGMVQLRTVAGVKSPVEISAQILATLRQRAEDSLGDELVGAVITVPAYFDDAQRQATKDAAQLAGLNVLRLLSEPTAAAIAYGLDHGSEGIYAVYDLGGGTFDISILKLSKGVFEVLSTGGDSALGGDDFDHRLFCWITEHAKLAPLSDEDTAILMVKARQAKELLSTNGFTTVDAILNSGEIVHLQVTAEDFADMTKHLVAKTMNAIKKAMRDASVSVDDVDGVVMVGGATRMPHVRRAVSEFFKTIPHANIDPDKVVALGAAIQANLLAGNRAAGDDWLLLDVTPLSLGIETMGGLVEKIIPRNSTIPCARAQEFTTFKDGQTALSVHVMQGERELVSDCRSLAKFELRGIPPMVAGAARIRITYQVDADGLLSVSARETRSGVEAHITVKPSYGLADDEVARMLQDSYSSAKDDMVMRALREEQVEAERILLATQSALDTDAALLTEAEMADIAKLMDAVREAVKATTGQPADVPAAQAALHAAVDALAHGTEEFASRRMDQSVRSALAGKTLDEV, from the coding sequence ATGGCCTTACTCCAAATCTCCGAACCCGGCATGTCCACCGCGCCCCACCAGCACCGGCTGGCGGTCGGCATCGACCTGGGCACCACCAACTCGCTGGTCGCCACGGTCCGCAGCGGCATCCCCGAGGTCCTGAGCGATGAAGACGGCCGCCCGCTGCTGCCGTCGGTGGTGCGCTACCTGGCCAACGGCCACGCCAACATCGGCTACAAGGCGCAGGCGCACCAGACCACCGACCCGAAGAACACCGTGGTTTCGGTCAAGCGCTTCATGGGCCGCGGCCTGGCCGACATCGCCCACGCCGAAAACCTGCCCTACGATTTCCAGGATGCGCCCGGCATGGTGCAGCTGCGCACCGTCGCCGGCGTGAAAAGCCCGGTCGAGATTTCGGCCCAGATCCTCGCCACGCTGCGCCAGCGCGCCGAAGACTCGCTCGGCGACGAGCTGGTTGGCGCCGTCATCACCGTGCCGGCCTACTTCGACGACGCCCAGCGCCAGGCCACCAAGGACGCGGCCCAGCTGGCCGGCCTGAACGTGCTGCGCCTGCTGTCCGAGCCGACCGCCGCTGCGATCGCCTACGGCCTCGATCACGGCTCCGAAGGCATCTACGCGGTCTACGACCTGGGCGGCGGCACCTTCGACATTTCCATCCTCAAGCTGTCCAAGGGCGTGTTCGAAGTGCTGTCCACGGGCGGCGACTCCGCGCTCGGCGGCGACGACTTCGATCATCGCCTGTTCTGCTGGATCACCGAGCACGCCAAGCTGGCGCCGCTGTCCGACGAGGACACCGCAATCCTGATGGTGAAAGCGCGCCAGGCCAAGGAGCTGCTGTCGACCAATGGCTTCACCACCGTCGACGCGATCCTCAACTCCGGCGAAATCGTTCACCTGCAAGTGACCGCCGAGGACTTCGCCGATATGACGAAGCACCTGGTCGCCAAGACCATGAACGCGATCAAGAAGGCCATGCGCGACGCCTCGGTGTCGGTGGACGACGTCGATGGCGTGGTGATGGTCGGCGGCGCCACGCGCATGCCGCACGTGCGCCGCGCGGTCAGCGAATTTTTCAAGACCATCCCGCACGCGAACATCGACCCGGACAAGGTCGTCGCGCTGGGCGCCGCCATCCAGGCCAACCTGCTGGCCGGTAACCGCGCCGCCGGCGACGACTGGCTGCTGCTCGACGTGACTCCGCTGTCGCTCGGCATCGAGACGATGGGCGGACTGGTCGAGAAGATCATCCCGCGCAATTCGACGATCCCGTGCGCGCGCGCCCAGGAGTTCACCACCTTCAAGGACGGCCAGACCGCACTGTCGGTGCACGTGATGCAGGGCGAGCGCGAGCTGGTGTCCGACTGCCGCTCGCTGGCGAAATTCGAATTGCGCGGCATTCCGCCGATGGTCGCGGGCGCCGCGCGCATCCGCATCACCTACCAGGTCGATGCCGACGGTCTGCTGTCGGTGTCGGCGCGTGAAACGCGCTCCGGCGTGGAAGCGCACATCACGGTCAAACCGTCGTACGGCCTGGCCGACGACGAAGTGGCGCGCATGCTGCAGGACTCGTACAGCTCGGCCAAGGACGACATGGTCATGCGCGCGCTTCGCGAAGAGCAGGTCGAGGCCGAGCGCATCCTGCTGGCCACGCAGTCGGCGCTGGACACCGACGCCGCCCTGCTGACCGAAGCCGAAATGGCCGACATCGCCAAGCTGATGGACGCGGTGCGCGAAGCCGTGAAGGCGACCACCGGCCAGCCGGCCGACGTGCCGGCCGCCCAGGCTGCGCTGCACGCCGCGGTGGACGCGCTGGCGCACGGCACCGAGGAATTTGCCTCGCGCCGCATGGACCAGAGCGTGCGCAGCGCGCTGGCCGGCAAAACGCTCGACGAAGTCTGA
- the hscB gene encoding Fe-S protein assembly co-chaperone HscB: MQNHFDLFHLPARFSIDMGALDAAYRDVQGQVHPDRFINATDAEKRVAMQWATRANEAYQTLKNPQKRARYLCEINGVDLQTESNTAMPMDFLMQQMEWREALGEARAEKNVEALDALDEQVKQERKSRLAQVGHELDAGNFEPAAQTVRALMFLDKFGEEVHYAFEAIDA, from the coding sequence ATGCAGAACCACTTCGACCTGTTCCACCTGCCGGCGCGCTTTTCGATCGACATGGGCGCGCTCGACGCGGCCTATCGCGACGTGCAGGGGCAGGTGCACCCGGACCGCTTCATCAACGCGACCGACGCCGAAAAGCGTGTCGCGATGCAGTGGGCCACGCGCGCCAATGAGGCCTACCAGACGCTGAAGAACCCGCAAAAGCGCGCGCGCTATCTGTGCGAGATCAACGGCGTCGATTTGCAGACGGAATCGAACACGGCGATGCCGATGGACTTCCTGATGCAGCAGATGGAATGGCGCGAAGCGCTGGGCGAGGCGAGGGCGGAGAAGAACGTCGAAGCACTCGATGCGCTCGATGAGCAGGTCAAGCAGGAGCGCAAGTCGCGGCTGGCGCAGGTGGGCCATGAACTCGACGCGGGCAATTTCGAGCCGGCCGCGCAAACGGTGCGAGCGCTCATGTTCCTCGACAAATTCGGCGAAGAAGTCCACTACGCCTTCGAGGCGATTGACGCCTAA
- the iscA gene encoding iron-sulfur cluster assembly protein IscA — protein sequence MAITLTEKAAKHINRYIERRGKGIGLRFGVRTTGCSGLAYKLEYVDESAAEDQVFESHGVKVFVDPKSLPYIDGTELDFTREGLNEGFRFNNPQVKDECGCGESFRI from the coding sequence ATGGCAATCACACTGACCGAAAAAGCGGCGAAGCACATCAACCGCTACATCGAGCGCCGCGGCAAGGGCATCGGCCTGCGCTTCGGCGTGCGCACGACCGGCTGCTCCGGTCTCGCGTACAAGCTTGAGTACGTCGATGAATCGGCCGCCGAAGACCAGGTCTTCGAGTCGCATGGCGTGAAGGTCTTCGTCGACCCGAAAAGCCTGCCGTACATCGACGGCACCGAGCTCGATTTCACCCGCGAAGGGCTGAACGAAGGCTTCCGCTTCAACAATCCGCAGGTCAAGGACGAATGCGGCTGCGGCGAAAGCTTCCGTATCTGA
- the iscU gene encoding Fe-S cluster assembly scaffold IscU, with protein MAYSDKVLDHYENPRNVGAFDKGDETIGTGMVGAPACGDVMKLQIKVGADGLIEDAKFKTYGCGSAIASSSLVTEWVKGKTLDQALSIKNTEIAEELALPPVKIHCSILAEDAIKAAVLDYKTKHPTAA; from the coding sequence ATGGCATATTCGGACAAAGTGTTGGACCACTACGAAAATCCACGTAACGTCGGCGCCTTCGACAAGGGCGACGAAACCATCGGCACCGGCATGGTCGGCGCGCCGGCCTGCGGCGACGTCATGAAACTGCAGATCAAGGTCGGCGCCGATGGCCTGATCGAAGACGCGAAGTTCAAGACCTACGGCTGCGGTTCGGCCATCGCATCGAGCTCGCTGGTGACCGAATGGGTCAAGGGCAAGACGCTGGACCAGGCGCTGTCGATCAAGAACACCGAAATCGCCGAAGAACTGGCGCTGCCGCCGGTGAAGATCCACTGCTCGATCCTCGCCGAAGACGCGATCAAGGCTGCCGTGCTGGACTACAAGACCAAGCACCCGACCGCCGCCTGA
- a CDS encoding IscS subfamily cysteine desulfurase translates to MNAPLDKNLEHTFVTAPHFPIYMDYSATTPIDPRVADKMIPYLREQFGNPASRSHMYGWTAEAAVEEARAEVAKLVGADPREIIWTSGATESNNLALKGAAQFYKTKGKHIITVKTEHKSVLDTVRELERVGFEATYLEPQDNGLITIAQLEAAIRPDTILVSVMLVNNEIGVIQPIDEIGALCRSKGIIFHCDAAQATGKVKIDLANSKVDLMTFTAHKTYGPKGVGALYVRRKPRVRLEAQMHGGGHERGLRSGTLPTHQIVGMGEAFRIAREEMDTEIVRIKALRDRLAKGLQEIEEVYINGDMEHRVPHNLNVSFNYVEGESLIMAIKGLAVSSGSACTSASLEPSYVLRALGRSDELAHSSIRFTIGRFTTEADIDFAVDLLKSKVHKLRELSPLWDMFKEGIDIASIQWAAH, encoded by the coding sequence ATGAACGCGCCTTTGGACAAAAACCTCGAGCACACTTTCGTGACCGCTCCGCATTTCCCGATCTACATGGATTATTCGGCCACCACGCCGATCGATCCGCGCGTGGCCGACAAGATGATTCCCTACCTGCGCGAGCAGTTCGGCAATCCGGCCTCGCGCAGTCACATGTACGGCTGGACCGCGGAAGCGGCCGTCGAGGAAGCGCGCGCCGAAGTGGCGAAACTGGTCGGCGCCGACCCGCGCGAAATCATCTGGACCTCGGGCGCGACCGAAAGCAACAACCTCGCGCTCAAGGGCGCCGCGCAGTTCTACAAGACTAAAGGCAAGCACATCATCACGGTCAAGACCGAGCACAAGTCGGTGCTCGACACCGTGCGCGAACTCGAGCGCGTCGGCTTCGAAGCGACCTACCTCGAACCGCAGGACAACGGCCTGATCACCATCGCCCAGCTCGAAGCGGCAATCCGCCCGGATACCATCCTCGTGTCGGTCATGCTGGTCAATAACGAGATCGGCGTGATCCAGCCGATCGACGAAATCGGCGCGCTGTGCCGCTCGAAGGGCATCATCTTCCATTGCGACGCCGCGCAGGCGACCGGCAAGGTCAAGATCGACCTGGCCAACAGCAAGGTCGACCTGATGACCTTCACCGCGCACAAGACCTACGGCCCGAAAGGCGTGGGCGCCCTGTACGTGCGCCGCAAGCCGCGCGTGCGCCTGGAAGCGCAGATGCACGGCGGCGGCCATGAGCGCGGCCTGCGCTCGGGCACGCTGCCGACCCACCAGATCGTCGGCATGGGCGAAGCCTTCCGCATCGCACGCGAAGAGATGGACACCGAAATCGTCCGCATCAAGGCGCTGCGCGACCGCCTGGCCAAGGGCCTGCAGGAAATCGAAGAGGTCTACATCAACGGCGACATGGAACACCGCGTGCCGCACAACCTGAACGTGAGCTTCAACTACGTCGAAGGCGAGTCCCTGATCATGGCGATCAAGGGCCTGGCCGTGTCGTCCGGTTCGGCCTGCACCTCGGCCAGCCTGGAACCATCGTACGTGCTGCGCGCCCTGGGCCGCAGCGACGAACTGGCGCACAGCTCGATCCGCTTTACCATCGGCCGTTTCACGACCGAAGCCGACATCGATTTCGCGGTGGACCTGCTCAAGTCGAAGGTCCACAAACTGCGCGAACTGTCGCCCCTGTGGGATATGTTCAAAGAAGGCATCGACATCGCGTCGATCCAATGGGCAGCCCACTAA
- the iscR gene encoding Fe-S cluster assembly transcriptional regulator IscR, which translates to MRLTTKGRFAVTAMIDLALRSGKGPVTLSGISQRQAISLSYLEQLFGKLRRHEIVESIRGPGGGYSLARKADKVTVADIIIAVDEPLDATQCGGKETCHGADAATGTRCMTHDLWATLNEKMVDYLDSVSLQDLVDQQKHKNSEQVVVLHRNAAAVGQD; encoded by the coding sequence ATGCGTCTGACCACTAAAGGCCGTTTTGCAGTTACCGCGATGATCGATCTTGCCCTGCGTTCGGGCAAGGGCCCCGTCACGCTGTCGGGCATCAGCCAGCGCCAGGCGATCTCGCTGTCCTACCTCGAACAGCTGTTCGGCAAGCTGCGCCGCCACGAGATCGTCGAATCGATCCGCGGCCCGGGCGGCGGCTACAGTCTGGCGCGCAAGGCCGACAAGGTGACGGTGGCCGACATCATCATCGCTGTCGACGAGCCGCTCGACGCGACCCAGTGCGGCGGCAAGGAAACCTGCCACGGCGCCGACGCCGCCACCGGAACGCGCTGCATGACCCACGATCTGTGGGCCACGCTCAACGAAAAGATGGTCGATTACCTCGACTCGGTCTCCCTGCAAGACCTGGTCGACCAGCAGAAGCACAAGAATTCGGAACAAGTCGTGGTGCTGCACCGCAACGCCGCCGCCGTTGGACAAGATTGA